The following coding sequences lie in one Agrobacterium vitis genomic window:
- a CDS encoding 5-oxoprolinase/urea amidolyase family protein, translated as MRFLPVSLTTMLVELANLDETLALFASLQASPIPGIDEMVPAARTLMIRFRPQTICAEALAAEVSTRDLSAKLAPSDHLVEIPVDYNGEDLADVAELTGLAVEEVIRRHTESTFTVAFCGFAPGFGYLVGGDPALHVPRRKSPRTRIPAGAVALAGAFSGVYPQASPGGWQIIGVTPVKMWDLSRDPPALFQPGYQVRFTDMAKAVHPVVIPVSTAAPASPSGGLSGVDDAGHFTVLTAPMPAVFQDLGRLGQTGQGVSASGALDQGALKAANRVVGNPSGFPCLEITLGGFSFESDSRAVIALTGAPCPVHIRDASGRVMQAETYQPIALEPGDIVSLGQPPQGMRSYLAVRGGFAVQPVLGSYATDTLAVVGPELVMAGTVLTLKGSSEGLTAVSLHESPPQDLPGAGDIVTLDVVLGPRTDWFTEKGLTTLTDQLWQVTPQSSRVGIRLAGDVPLERIDSAELPSEGTATGAIQVPHSGQPVLFLADHPLTGGYPVIGTVAEYHLDLAGQIPINARIRFRPIAPFADITPVDAPAANA; from the coding sequence ATGCGCTTTCTCCCCGTCAGCCTGACGACAATGCTGGTCGAGCTTGCCAATCTCGATGAGACCCTGGCGTTGTTCGCCTCGCTTCAGGCAAGCCCCATCCCCGGCATCGATGAAATGGTGCCCGCCGCCCGGACCTTAATGATCCGGTTTCGCCCGCAGACGATCTGCGCGGAAGCCCTGGCGGCTGAGGTCAGCACCCGCGACCTTTCGGCCAAACTGGCACCATCCGATCATCTGGTCGAAATACCGGTAGACTATAACGGCGAAGATCTGGCCGACGTGGCGGAACTGACCGGGCTTGCCGTGGAAGAGGTTATCCGCCGCCATACAGAAAGCACGTTTACGGTTGCTTTTTGTGGCTTTGCGCCGGGCTTCGGCTATCTCGTCGGCGGCGACCCGGCCTTGCATGTGCCGCGCCGCAAAAGCCCGCGTACCCGCATTCCCGCTGGCGCTGTGGCATTGGCAGGTGCCTTCAGCGGGGTCTATCCGCAGGCCAGCCCCGGCGGTTGGCAAATCATCGGCGTCACACCGGTGAAAATGTGGGATCTCAGCCGCGATCCGCCAGCACTGTTTCAGCCCGGCTATCAGGTGCGCTTCACCGATATGGCGAAAGCGGTCCATCCCGTTGTTATTCCTGTAAGCACAGCAGCTCCTGCCAGTCCGTCTGGTGGGCTTTCCGGGGTAGATGACGCGGGGCATTTTACCGTACTGACTGCCCCCATGCCTGCGGTGTTCCAGGACCTTGGCCGTCTTGGCCAGACCGGCCAGGGCGTGTCCGCCTCCGGCGCTCTGGACCAGGGGGCCTTGAAGGCAGCCAATCGTGTGGTGGGCAATCCATCTGGCTTTCCGTGTCTGGAAATAACACTCGGTGGCTTTTCTTTTGAAAGCGATAGCCGGGCCGTCATCGCGCTGACCGGTGCGCCCTGCCCGGTCCATATTCGGGATGCCTCTGGCCGGGTCATGCAGGCAGAAACCTATCAGCCGATTGCGCTCGAACCCGGTGATATCGTCAGCCTTGGCCAGCCTCCACAGGGCATGCGCAGCTATCTTGCCGTGCGCGGTGGCTTTGCGGTCCAGCCGGTGCTGGGCAGCTATGCCACCGATACGCTGGCCGTCGTTGGCCCTGAGCTGGTGATGGCAGGCACGGTTCTGACGCTGAAGGGCAGCAGCGAGGGGCTCACCGCCGTTTCGCTGCACGAATCTCCGCCGCAGGATCTACCGGGTGCAGGCGATATCGTTACGCTGGATGTCGTGCTTGGACCGCGCACCGATTGGTTTACCGAAAAAGGTCTGACGACGCTGACGGACCAGCTTTGGCAGGTGACGCCGCAATCCAGCCGCGTCGGTATCCGGCTTGCGGGCGACGTGCCGCTGGAGCGGATCGACAGCGCCGAACTGCCAAGCGAAGGCACCGCCACCGGTGCCATTCAGGTGCCGCATAGCGGCCAGCCGGTGCTGTTCTTGGCAGACCATCCGCTGACCGGAGGCTATCCTGTCATCGGCACGGTTGCCGAATATCATCTGGATCTTGCGGGACAGATCCCGATCAACGCCCGCATCCGCTTCCGGCCCATTGCCCCTTTCGCAGACATCACCCCTGTCGATGCCCCAGCCGCGAACGCATAA
- a CDS encoding acetyl/propionyl/methylcrotonyl-CoA carboxylase subunit alpha produces the protein MKKVLIANRGEIAVRIIRACRDYGLQSVAVYADPDIDSLFVQLADEAYGLSGAKPSETYLDIAKLIDIAKRSGADAVHPGYGFLSERAEFARAVIDAGLTWIGPDPQVIEALGDKVEARRIATSVGAPLVAGSDGPVDTAEEVIAFAERHGLPVAIKAAHGGGGRGLKVAWKMEEIPELYASAVREATVAFGRGECFLERFLDRPRHIEAQVIADKHGTVLVLGTRDCSLQRRNQKLVEEAPAPFLTDAQRQSIHDAAKAICAAAGYSGAGTVEFLLGVDGTISFLEVNTRLQVEHPVTEETTGIDLVTEQFRIAEGLALAITQTPVPRGHSIEFRINAEDPGRGFLPTPGTITRFAAPSGPGVRLDSGVDTGSTIPGVYDSLMAKLIVTGATREQALQRARRALKEFQIEGVATVLPFHRAAMETADFIGTDGFKVHTRWIETDFAAMPEAAMRPEPAADTSLIRTHVEIDGKRHALGIPAQLLAGFGSLSVNAGQAVTGDAGNTPEKGTITAPVSGTVQSFKVKDGDLVAAGDLLAVMEAMKMETQIMATTAGTVSLVSSEGDYLAAGSLLLKIIA, from the coding sequence ATGAAGAAAGTGTTGATCGCCAACCGGGGCGAAATCGCCGTTCGCATCATCCGCGCCTGTCGCGATTATGGGCTGCAATCCGTCGCGGTTTATGCTGATCCGGATATCGATTCGCTGTTCGTGCAGCTTGCCGATGAGGCCTATGGGCTGTCCGGTGCCAAGCCGTCAGAGACCTATCTCGATATCGCCAAGCTGATCGACATTGCCAAACGATCCGGCGCGGACGCCGTCCATCCCGGCTACGGCTTCCTGTCGGAGCGCGCCGAATTTGCCCGGGCGGTCATCGATGCCGGTCTGACCTGGATAGGCCCTGATCCGCAAGTCATCGAAGCGCTGGGCGACAAGGTCGAGGCACGGCGGATTGCCACCAGCGTCGGCGCGCCACTGGTGGCGGGCAGCGATGGGCCGGTGGACACCGCCGAGGAGGTGATTGCCTTTGCTGAGCGTCACGGCCTGCCTGTTGCCATCAAAGCTGCCCATGGCGGCGGTGGGCGTGGCTTGAAAGTCGCCTGGAAAATGGAAGAGATTCCGGAGCTTTACGCATCGGCAGTCCGCGAGGCGACCGTCGCCTTTGGCCGTGGCGAATGCTTTTTGGAGCGCTTCCTCGACCGGCCCCGCCATATCGAGGCGCAGGTGATTGCCGATAAACATGGCACCGTGCTGGTGCTCGGCACCCGCGATTGCTCCTTGCAGCGGCGCAACCAGAAACTGGTAGAAGAGGCCCCGGCTCCCTTCCTTACCGATGCTCAACGCCAATCCATCCATGATGCCGCAAAAGCGATCTGCGCGGCGGCGGGCTATAGCGGCGCGGGAACGGTGGAATTCCTGCTGGGCGTTGACGGTACGATTTCCTTTCTGGAAGTGAACACCCGGCTACAGGTCGAGCATCCGGTGACGGAAGAAACCACTGGCATCGATCTCGTCACCGAACAGTTCCGCATTGCAGAAGGCCTGGCCCTGGCGATCACGCAAACACCCGTGCCACGCGGCCATTCCATTGAGTTTCGCATCAATGCCGAAGATCCGGGCCGGGGCTTTCTGCCAACACCCGGCACGATCACACGGTTTGCGGCCCCGTCCGGCCCCGGCGTGCGGCTCGATAGCGGTGTGGATACCGGCTCCACCATTCCCGGCGTCTACGATTCGTTGATGGCGAAGCTGATCGTCACCGGTGCCACCCGCGAGCAGGCCCTGCAAAGGGCACGACGCGCCCTGAAGGAATTCCAGATCGAAGGCGTGGCAACCGTGCTACCCTTCCACCGTGCCGCCATGGAAACCGCCGATTTCATCGGCACTGATGGTTTCAAGGTCCATACCCGTTGGATCGAGACCGATTTCGCCGCCATGCCTGAAGCAGCTATGCGACCAGAGCCAGCCGCCGACACGTCGCTGATCCGCACCCATGTGGAAATCGATGGCAAGCGCCATGCCCTCGGCATTCCCGCCCAGCTTCTCGCAGGCTTTGGCAGTCTCTCAGTCAATGCCGGACAGGCCGTAACAGGTGATGCGGGAAATACGCCGGAAAAAGGCACCATCACCGCCCCGGTATCCGGCACGGTTCAGTCTTTCAAGGTGAAGGATGGAGATCTGGTTGCGGCAGGTGATCTTCTCGCCGTCATGGAGGCGATGAAGATGGAGACGCAGATCATGGCGACAACAGCTGGAACCGTCAGTCTCGTCTCAAGCGAAGGCGACTATCTGGCGGCGGGAAGCCTGCTCTTGAAGATTATCGCGTAA
- a CDS encoding saccharopine dehydrogenase family protein, with amino-acid sequence MKKNVLIIGAGGVAQVVAHKCAQNNDVLGDIHIASRTKGKCDAIIASVHEKNAMKQAGVLEGHALDALDIDATKALIEKTGSQIVINVGTAFLNMSVLRACMDTGVAYIDTAIHEEPNKICETPPWYGNYEWKRAAECEEKGITAILGAGFDPGVVNAYARLAKDEYLDKVTDVDIVDINAGSHGKYFATNFDPEINFREFTGVVYSWQKGEWQVNKMFEIGKDYDLPVVGTRRAYLCGHDEVHSLAKNMDGADVRFWMGFGDHYINVFTVLKSIGLLSEQPVKLADGSDVVPLKVVKACLPDPSSLAPDYEGKTCIGDYVKGLKDGKEKTVFIYNVADHKEAYNEVGSQGISYTAGVPPVAAAMLVATGEWDVKKMANVEELPPRPFLNILNHIGLPTRIKDEDGDRALDFS; translated from the coding sequence ATGAAGAAGAACGTGCTCATTATCGGCGCTGGCGGCGTCGCCCAGGTCGTTGCGCATAAATGCGCCCAGAATAACGACGTGCTGGGCGATATCCATATCGCCTCGCGCACCAAGGGCAAATGCGACGCCATCATCGCCTCCGTGCATGAAAAGAACGCCATGAAGCAGGCGGGCGTGCTGGAAGGCCATGCGCTTGACGCCCTGGACATCGACGCCACCAAGGCGCTGATCGAAAAGACCGGCTCGCAGATCGTCATCAATGTCGGCACCGCTTTCCTCAACATGTCGGTGCTGCGCGCCTGCATGGATACCGGCGTTGCCTATATCGACACGGCGATCCACGAAGAGCCGAACAAGATCTGTGAAACGCCGCCATGGTATGGAAACTACGAATGGAAGCGGGCCGCAGAATGTGAAGAGAAGGGCATTACCGCCATTCTCGGCGCTGGGTTCGATCCCGGCGTGGTCAATGCCTATGCCCGCCTTGCCAAGGACGAATATCTCGACAAGGTCACGGATGTCGATATCGTCGATATCAATGCCGGCAGCCATGGCAAATATTTCGCCACCAATTTCGACCCGGAAATCAATTTCCGCGAGTTTACCGGCGTCGTCTATTCCTGGCAGAAGGGCGAATGGCAGGTCAACAAGATGTTCGAGATCGGCAAGGATTACGACTTGCCGGTGGTTGGCACGCGCCGCGCCTATCTCTGCGGTCATGACGAAGTGCATTCGCTGGCCAAGAACATGGACGGTGCCGATGTGCGTTTCTGGATGGGCTTCGGCGATCACTATATCAACGTCTTTACCGTGCTGAAGAGCATTGGTCTGCTTTCCGAACAGCCGGTCAAGCTGGCCGATGGCTCGGACGTCGTGCCGCTGAAAGTGGTCAAGGCCTGCCTGCCTGACCCGTCATCGCTGGCACCCGACTATGAAGGCAAGACCTGCATTGGCGATTACGTGAAGGGTCTGAAGGACGGCAAGGAAAAGACCGTCTTCATCTACAATGTCGCCGACCATAAGGAAGCCTATAACGAAGTCGGCTCCCAGGGCATTTCCTACACGGCTGGCGTTCCTCCTGTCGCGGCTGCCATGCTGGTTGCGACCGGCGAATGGGACGTGAAGAAAATGGCCAATGTCGAAGAATTGCCGCCACGGCCGTTCCTCAACATCCTCAACCATATCGGCCTGCCGACCCGCATCAAGGATGAAGACGGCGACCGCGCGTTGGATTTTTCGTAA
- the nspC gene encoding carboxynorspermidine decarboxylase, with amino-acid sequence MLQTPFYLIDKSKLLSNMEKIALLRETSGAKALLALKCFATWSVFDLMRDYMDGTTSSSLYEVRLGREKFGGETHAYSVAYGDNEIDEVISHADKIIFNSVGQLERYGDKASGITRGLRLNPQVSSSSFDLADPARPFSRLGEWDAAKVEKVMDRISGFMIHNNCENKDFALFDSMLSDIEAKFGSLLHRAEWVSLGGGIHFTGEDYPLAQFAERLKRFSGEYGVQVYLEPGEASITKSTTLEVSVLDTLYNGKNLAIVDSSIEAHMLDLLIYRETAKLEPNAGDHSYMICGKSCLAGDVFGEFRFPEALKVGDRISIQDAAGYTMVKKNWFNGVKMPSIAIRELDGSIRTVREFSYADFEQSLS; translated from the coding sequence GTGCTTCAGACCCCGTTTTATCTCATCGACAAGAGCAAGCTCCTTTCCAATATGGAAAAGATCGCGCTTCTGCGCGAGACCTCCGGCGCCAAGGCGCTGCTGGCGTTGAAATGTTTTGCCACCTGGTCGGTCTTCGACCTGATGCGCGACTATATGGATGGAACCACTTCGTCCTCGCTCTACGAGGTTCGGCTCGGTCGTGAAAAATTCGGCGGCGAGACCCATGCCTATAGCGTTGCCTATGGCGACAATGAAATTGACGAGGTGATTTCCCACGCCGACAAGATCATCTTCAATTCGGTCGGTCAGCTGGAACGCTATGGCGACAAGGCCTCCGGCATTACCCGCGGCTTGAGACTGAACCCGCAGGTCAGCTCGTCCAGCTTTGATCTGGCCGATCCGGCCCGGCCGTTTTCGCGGCTTGGGGAATGGGATGCGGCCAAGGTGGAAAAGGTCATGGACCGCATTAGCGGCTTCATGATCCATAACAATTGCGAAAACAAGGATTTCGCGCTGTTTGACAGCATGCTCTCGGACATCGAGGCGAAATTCGGCTCGCTGCTGCATCGTGCCGAATGGGTCAGCCTCGGCGGCGGCATTCATTTTACCGGCGAGGATTATCCGCTGGCGCAGTTTGCCGAGCGGTTGAAGCGGTTTTCAGGCGAATACGGCGTTCAGGTCTATCTGGAGCCAGGTGAGGCATCGATCACCAAATCGACGACGCTGGAAGTCTCGGTTCTGGATACGCTGTATAATGGCAAGAACCTCGCCATTGTCGATAGTTCCATCGAGGCGCATATGCTCGATCTGCTGATCTACCGCGAAACCGCCAAGCTGGAGCCGAATGCAGGTGACCACAGCTATATGATTTGCGGCAAATCGTGCCTGGCAGGCGATGTATTTGGCGAGTTTCGTTTCCCTGAAGCCTTGAAGGTCGGCGACCGGATTTCCATCCAGGATGCCGCAGGCTATACGATGGTCAAGAAGAACTGGTTTAACGGCGTGAAAATGCCGTCCATCGCCATCCGTGAACTGGATGGCAGCATCAGGACTGTCCGCGAGTTTTCCTATGCGGACTTTGAACAAAGCCTCTCCTGA
- a CDS encoding methylenetetrahydrofolate reductase: protein MMDKAVLTDHREYPADQGNLLETWSIEVTPRTAAKIASFQALLPAGTRIYIAHVDGTPFEDMVATARRLHGQGFPVMPHIPARSIANVTQLEDLLKQYRDEADVRQALLLAGGIAKPRGTLSSSIELIETGLFDRLGFTHLHIAGHPEGNRDIDADGSTTQIDAALRWKVDFASRTDAQMAIVTQFAFDAKVIIDWAERIDALGIGLPIHVGIAGPAKLQTLIKYAISCGVGPSLKVLQKRALDLRKLLMPYEPTDMVGQLNTYKAENPQSNISKLHLFPLGGIEPAARWIDQYKP from the coding sequence ATGATGGACAAAGCGGTTCTGACGGATCATCGCGAATATCCTGCCGATCAGGGCAATCTTCTGGAGACATGGTCCATTGAGGTCACTCCGCGCACGGCAGCGAAAATCGCCAGTTTTCAGGCGCTGCTGCCAGCGGGTACCCGAATCTATATCGCCCATGTCGATGGCACACCTTTCGAGGACATGGTTGCGACCGCCAGGCGCCTTCATGGGCAAGGCTTTCCGGTCATGCCGCATATTCCAGCTCGCAGTATCGCCAATGTCACGCAACTGGAAGACCTGTTGAAGCAATACCGGGATGAAGCCGATGTGCGCCAGGCACTTCTGCTGGCCGGCGGCATCGCAAAGCCACGCGGTACGCTTTCCAGTTCGATAGAGCTGATTGAAACCGGCTTGTTCGACAGACTCGGCTTTACGCATCTGCATATTGCCGGCCACCCCGAAGGCAATCGCGATATCGATGCCGATGGCTCCACCACGCAAATCGATGCGGCCCTGCGCTGGAAAGTTGATTTCGCAAGCCGAACGGATGCGCAGATGGCCATCGTCACCCAATTTGCCTTTGATGCCAAAGTGATCATCGACTGGGCCGAGCGAATCGACGCCCTCGGAATCGGATTACCGATCCATGTCGGCATTGCCGGACCTGCAAAGCTTCAGACATTGATCAAATATGCAATCTCCTGCGGCGTCGGGCCGTCTTTGAAAGTGCTGCAAAAACGCGCGCTCGACCTGCGCAAACTGCTGATGCCTTATGAACCGACGGATATGGTTGGGCAATTGAACACCTACAAGGCCGAAAATCCGCAGAGCAACATCAGCAAGCTGCATCTGTTTCCGCTTGGCGGCATCGAGCCAGCGGCCCGCTGGATCGACCAATATAAGCCCTGA
- a CDS encoding ABC transporter permease, which yields MMRAEGRANQILIWTMTIFGLVAIYAPPLYLLGVSFNPSLQPGLPNLSDLTVKWYAALPAETALMAALWQSASVALLTATGATLLSLMAALAYFELRRTRDIWFLAVILPMFVPGVIQGLALSTVFSRSGIKASIWTLTAGHLLWAMPFAFIVILTGFSAVRPVFLMAAADLGASRWRQFRDITLPLIRPGLISAFIFSFLLSLNEFTRAFYLAGRQNTLPVVLFGKMNGGASPTIYAMSGAIFIISVFCVAVIAAFAGLKTKAR from the coding sequence ATGATGAGAGCAGAGGGGCGGGCAAACCAGATCCTGATTTGGACCATGACGATTTTCGGCCTGGTGGCGATCTATGCGCCGCCACTTTATCTGCTCGGAGTTTCCTTCAATCCGTCGCTCCAGCCCGGCCTGCCAAACCTGTCGGACCTGACGGTGAAATGGTACGCCGCCCTGCCAGCGGAAACAGCGCTGATGGCTGCCCTTTGGCAATCAGCCAGCGTTGCCCTGTTGACGGCAACGGGCGCCACGCTGCTATCGCTTATGGCGGCGCTGGCCTATTTCGAGCTGCGAAGAACCCGCGACATATGGTTTCTTGCCGTGATCCTGCCGATGTTCGTGCCGGGTGTCATCCAGGGGCTGGCGCTGTCCACCGTGTTCAGCCGCAGCGGCATCAAGGCCTCGATCTGGACACTGACAGCCGGACACCTGCTTTGGGCCATGCCCTTTGCGTTTATCGTCATTCTCACCGGTTTTTCTGCCGTGCGGCCCGTGTTCCTGATGGCGGCGGCGGATCTGGGGGCCAGCCGCTGGCGGCAGTTTCGTGACATTACCCTGCCGCTGATCCGCCCAGGCCTAATCAGCGCCTTCATCTTCTCGTTTCTTTTGTCGCTGAACGAGTTTACCCGCGCCTTCTATCTGGCCGGGCGGCAGAATACGCTTCCGGTCGTGCTGTTTGGCAAGATGAATGGGGGCGCGTCGCCGACGATCTACGCGATGTCCGGCGCGATTTTCATCATCTCGGTGTTTTGTGTGGCTGTCATTGCCGCTTTTGCAGGCTTAAAAACCAAAGCCCGATAG
- a CDS encoding ABC transporter permease — translation MKSTGRLPVLLMAPPLLALLALGLAPLLVVLVWSFWSWDPSTYWIKPDLSLAGYAAILQAGRWTVIVSTLAKALLTAGICLVFAYPAAYAVHFLAGRRLSVVLLALMTIPFFTSYLIRSFSWRLVLGRTGVINGWLQHFGVTSAPVDWLLFSDFAVIVGLVASYLPFATFPLLLAMRRVDATVLAAAQDLGAGFWRILVTILLPLTRSGLFAGFLFVFVMVAGSSTEVQMLGGAGASIVTVMINDVMRVANYPLAFAISTIVLIVVFGMVLIGNRLFGLAALFGDRSA, via the coding sequence ATGAAATCGACCGGACGACTGCCTGTCCTGCTGATGGCGCCGCCTTTGCTGGCGCTGCTGGCGCTTGGGTTGGCGCCGTTGCTGGTGGTGCTGGTGTGGAGCTTCTGGTCCTGGGACCCATCGACCTATTGGATCAAGCCGGATCTCAGCCTGGCAGGCTACGCCGCCATTCTCCAGGCCGGACGCTGGACGGTGATTGTCTCCACGCTTGCCAAGGCCCTCCTGACGGCGGGGATCTGTCTGGTTTTCGCCTATCCCGCCGCCTATGCGGTGCATTTCCTGGCGGGCCGCAGGCTGTCGGTGGTGCTCCTGGCTTTGATGACGATTCCGTTCTTCACCTCCTACCTGATCCGCTCGTTTTCCTGGCGGCTGGTGCTGGGGCGAACCGGCGTGATCAATGGTTGGCTGCAACATTTCGGTGTGACCAGCGCACCGGTCGACTGGCTGCTGTTCAGCGACTTCGCTGTCATTGTCGGGCTGGTCGCCTCTTATCTGCCGTTTGCCACCTTTCCCTTGCTGCTCGCCATGCGCCGGGTGGATGCGACCGTGCTTGCCGCCGCGCAGGATCTCGGCGCTGGCTTCTGGCGCATACTCGTCACCATTCTCCTGCCGCTCACCAGGTCCGGTCTGTTTGCCGGCTTCCTGTTCGTATTCGTCATGGTCGCTGGGTCTTCTACTGAAGTGCAAATGCTTGGCGGGGCAGGGGCCTCCATCGTGACCGTGATGATCAACGATGTAATGCGGGTGGCAAATTATCCGCTGGCCTTTGCAATTTCCACCATCGTTTTGATCGTGGTGTTCGGCATGGTGCTAATTGGAAACCGGCTGTTCGGGCTGGCGGCGCTGTTTGGAGATCGCTCGGCATGA
- a CDS encoding ABC transporter substrate-binding protein — protein sequence MTTTLKNGFSVNRSNMQRRDLLKFAGAGGLALAAGHLGLGRSAFAAEAKSVAFWGTATLDIGEKWAEFATQNGVKPEFTDNGNDLGPVIARLAAGNANDLFDIGGFQGGAEKELARQGAIIPWDVSKIANYDSIWQWARDIPYLKHEGKQYGIPTVVNADSIIYRSDKLGKVDSYGVIFDPKMKGKVAMEDAWINSAVFAAIYLKESENKPIKDPGNLSESELGLVMEFLIKHKKDGQFRTFWNGWEQGVQLVANEEVDAMTGWEPIVYEGRKRGLKVDYAAPVEGYEGWANNTVLLKGAGERGVSDAAHQFVNGLLGGLYGCELGKARGYLVPTDNNVVYAKAHPDEYKPEEVQARADHVKAKFAGKVFWQNTRPDNFQLYEEWWQKLRNA from the coding sequence ATGACAACGACTTTGAAAAATGGATTTTCGGTCAACAGAAGCAATATGCAACGGCGGGACCTCTTGAAATTTGCCGGTGCCGGCGGGTTGGCGCTGGCGGCCGGCCATTTGGGCCTTGGCCGTTCTGCCTTTGCCGCAGAGGCGAAGTCTGTGGCTTTCTGGGGCACGGCGACGCTTGATATCGGTGAGAAATGGGCGGAATTTGCCACCCAAAATGGTGTGAAACCGGAATTTACCGACAATGGCAACGACCTTGGTCCTGTCATTGCCCGTCTGGCGGCCGGAAATGCCAATGACCTGTTCGACATCGGTGGTTTTCAGGGCGGCGCTGAAAAGGAACTGGCTCGTCAGGGCGCGATTATCCCGTGGGATGTCAGTAAGATCGCCAATTACGACAGCATTTGGCAATGGGCACGCGACATTCCCTATCTCAAGCACGAGGGCAAGCAATACGGCATTCCGACCGTGGTCAATGCCGACTCGATCATCTATCGCTCCGATAAGCTCGGCAAGGTCGATAGCTATGGCGTGATCTTCGACCCGAAGATGAAGGGCAAGGTCGCCATGGAGGATGCCTGGATCAACAGCGCGGTCTTCGCTGCTATCTACCTCAAGGAAAGCGAAAACAAGCCGATCAAGGACCCGGGCAATCTGAGCGAATCCGAACTTGGTCTGGTGATGGAATTCCTGATCAAGCACAAGAAGGACGGACAGTTCCGCACCTTCTGGAATGGCTGGGAACAGGGTGTCCAACTGGTTGCCAATGAAGAAGTCGATGCAATGACCGGCTGGGAGCCGATTGTCTATGAAGGCCGCAAGCGCGGACTGAAAGTCGATTATGCCGCCCCTGTCGAGGGCTATGAAGGCTGGGCCAACAATACGGTTCTGCTCAAGGGCGCTGGCGAACGTGGTGTGAGCGATGCCGCGCATCAATTCGTCAATGGCCTTTTGGGCGGTCTCTATGGCTGCGAGCTTGGCAAGGCGCGGGGCTATCTCGTCCCAACCGACAACAACGTCGTCTATGCCAAGGCACATCCTGACGAATATAAGCCGGAAGAGGTGCAGGCGCGGGCTGACCACGTCAAAGCCAAGTTCGCCGGCAAGGTCTTCTGGCAGAATACCCGGCCGGACAATTTCCAGCTCTATGAAGAATGGTGGCAGAAACTCCGCAATGCTTAA
- a CDS encoding ABC transporter ATP-binding protein produces the protein MAISISIDAVTRSHGPVRAVDDLSLEIKAGEFFTLLGSSGSGKSSLLKLIGGFDQPNAGRILFDGQDMAAVPANRRPVNTVFQGLGLFPHMSVARNIGYGLKLRGLSGAALDAKVGEALDLVELSGFGERDVNLLSGGQRQRVALARALVMEPGILLLDEPLTGLDERLRQQMRNEFGRLHKRTGATFILVTHNQDEALSLSDRMAIMHQGRIEQLGRPDQFFHAPANAFVARFIGMDNLLRPERLEGSGADTVAIIAGQSVPVTVPDGNVSANLVVIRSDRLVIEPEVRTTAGGAPRQLALRVVSTTFRGLYRDVTLAFGDGQTLTAICDADAPSLTVGQDVGLSIKPGAALLTSDKGLPHAV, from the coding sequence ATGGCCATATCCATCAGCATAGACGCTGTGACGCGCAGTCATGGTCCGGTGCGGGCGGTCGATGACCTATCGCTGGAGATCAAGGCAGGGGAATTCTTCACCCTGCTTGGGTCTTCCGGCAGTGGCAAAAGCTCGCTGTTGAAGCTGATTGGCGGATTTGACCAGCCGAATGCGGGCAGGATCCTGTTTGACGGTCAGGATATGGCAGCCGTGCCTGCCAATCGCCGCCCGGTCAATACCGTGTTCCAGGGGCTGGGTCTGTTTCCGCATATGTCGGTGGCGCGTAATATTGGTTACGGATTGAAGCTGCGCGGTCTTTCCGGCGCAGCACTCGATGCGAAGGTTGGGGAGGCACTGGATCTGGTGGAACTGTCCGGATTTGGCGAGCGTGATGTCAATCTTCTGTCCGGCGGCCAGCGGCAACGCGTTGCTTTGGCACGCGCCCTTGTGATGGAGCCTGGAATATTGCTGCTGGACGAGCCTTTGACGGGCCTGGATGAGCGGCTTCGCCAGCAGATGCGCAATGAATTCGGTCGCCTCCACAAGCGTACCGGCGCCACCTTCATTCTCGTTACCCATAATCAGGACGAAGCTCTCAGCCTTTCCGACCGGATGGCCATCATGCATCAGGGCCGGATCGAACAGCTTGGCCGGCCCGACCAATTTTTTCATGCGCCCGCCAATGCCTTCGTCGCCCGGTTCATCGGCATGGATAATCTGCTTCGGCCTGAGCGGCTGGAAGGATCTGGAGCGGACACTGTAGCGATCATTGCCGGTCAGTCCGTGCCGGTCACGGTCCCGGATGGCAATGTTAGCGCCAACCTCGTGGTGATCCGCTCCGACCGGCTGGTCATCGAGCCCGAGGTCCGAACGACAGCTGGCGGGGCACCCCGTCAATTGGCGCTGCGTGTGGTTTCGACCACTTTTCGCGGATTGTATCGGGATGTCACTCTGGCGTTTGGAGACGGGCAGACCCTGACGGCGATCTGTGATGCAGATGCGCCATCTTTGACCGTCGGGCAGGATGTGGGCCTGTCGATAAAGCCGGGTGCCGCTCTTTTGACATCCGACAAGGGATTGCCGCATGCGGTGTAA